tatacttaagatcaaaataaaagattttttaggtatcaacttgaatgttgatatagcgcccacctatagaactaagccccacgcccttttaaaatactcattaacacctttcatttgatactcatatcgtagaaacatattctaaagttacccctggtccacctttatggtgatatctcgaaaaggcaaacacctatagaacgaaggcccactcccttttaaaaatactcattagcacctttcatttgatacccatatcatacaaacaaagtctagagtcacccctggtccacctttattgcgatacctcgaaaaggcgtccacctatagaactaaggcccactcccttttaaaatactcattaactcctttggtttgatacccatattgcacaaacgaattctagagtcacccctggcccacctttatggcgatatctcgaaacggcgtccacctatggaactaaggattactcccttttaaaatactcgttaacacctttcttttgatgcccatattgtacaaacaaattctagggtcacccctgctccacctttatggcgatatctcgaaacggcgtccacctatggaactaaggattactcccttttaaaatactctttaacacctttcttttgatacccatattgtacaaacaaattctagggtcacccctggtccacctttatggcgatatctcgaaacggcgtccacctaatgaactaaggattactcccttttaaaatactcattaacacctttcttttgatacccatattgtacaaacacattctagagttacccctggtccactttatggcgatatttcgaaacggcgtccacctatagaactaaggcccactcccttttaaaatactcattaacacctttcgtttgatgcccatattgtgcaaacaaattctagggtcacccctggtccacctttatggcgatatctcgacacggcgtccacctatggaactaaggattactcccttttaaaatgctcattaacatctttcatttgatacccatatcgtacaaacgcattctagagtcacccctggtccacctttatggcgatatctcgaaaatgcgaccacctatacaacaaccaccactgccttttaaaatcttcattaacacctttcatttgatacccatatcgtacaaacacattctagagtcacccctggtccacctttatggcgatatttcgaaacggcatccacctatagaactaaggtccactcccttttaagatgctcattaacatctttcatttgattcccatatcgtacaaacgcattctagagtcaaccctgatccacctttatggctatatccctaaatggcgtccacctatagacagggcattttttaagtaatacgaacgtggccaaatggccacgtagtagtccgccgtggccacgtagtaatcataatctggacacaactaaatttcgaaaatgcgtgaacaacacctaactgaaataatgtcagaaattttctgaacatacatgatttccccaaaatgtcaaaaaatatataacttgctaattctaatgaagtttttggtactaatcgaagaaatgtatcaacgaatgaatgatagttagagatgggaaaggggtaaatacccaaatggtaaatacacggtaaattggttatacatggtaaaaatgggtaagtcccaaatatttacccaaaataaatacccacgacggccaccgtggtgtgatggtagcgtgctccgcctaccacaccggatgccctgggttcaaaccccgggcaaagcaacatcaaacattttagaaataaggtttttcaattagaagaaaatttctctaagcggggtcgcccctcggcagtgtttggcaagcgctccgggtgtatttctgccatgaaaagctctcagtgaaaactcatctgccttgcagatgccgttcggagtcggcataaaatcatgtaggtcccgtccggccaatttgtagggaaaatcaagaggagcacgacgcaaattggaagagaagctcggccttagatctcttcggaggttatcgcgccttacatttatttatttatttttaagggtaaaaataatcttttggaaaatatggcaaaccaacacacaaattcattccaaaatgtatccaatttgtcctatattggtgggtagttatccattatgctatcggttgaattagttttaatctgtaatccagcgtttttcaaaaatatttagccaataatgcatgccgttgcaaatatttaagtttacccagtaaacattttgagtcgaaaaagagtcggaaaaatatctaaattgaagcctttacagccggtatgtgctcatttgggaggccgaaaccaatgtatttccttcttgcaatggtcgtcctatatgagcctattaacgtaaatcatttgagcctaaaaaagatgcttatacaatagggcgggtcgatttaaaaatcgctcattgctctgtgaaaatcgtattctagggaacaaaataaggaactttgacgaaggaaccatacctctaaaacgaattctgatgtccccccctttgggtcgaacttttgggtaggggcaattttaattctacctgctgtgtcttgtggtggcttaaaaacaacaacacaagtaattttacgatctgcaattgtatcacagtgataccttcattttttaaaacggttgaataaaaaacccacacaactatgtttacgacatgcaaatgcatcacagtgatgccttgcttttaaaagggggttgtaaaaacgctaatttctaataattttttaatttcttttctattactaagttaaattcattttttcatttacatatgttctgactaaataaatttctaaagagaaaaataaactccaaaaagaaaaaaaaacataggcatttcaaagtgggatttttcaaaatttgcaagttcgacccaaagggggggggggcatcagaattcgttttagaggtatggttccttcggcaaagtttcttattttgatccctagaatatgatttttacagatcaatgggcgatttttttgcctccccataaatcgacccggcctattatacaataaaagaataggaagggtaaaaataatgtacaaatgtaattcattttgtattaaaatgaacagtgatcgtaacaaagtttcaaaattttttccaaactcgctgtgacgaacataaatagttgataaatgataatttttgcatgcaagattaggagcttttaggccgttaaataaaaggcaaaaattaaattttcttttaccctcctacgcgtttcgacgcttttctgattcctatattgcccacttattttggattcgtttcggattcttaaattatgagcgccgtgagcctgtttgtttgggtaaatatgtgtcccttataaatattctcttacagttctggagtttaatatggttcaaaagcttcaaaaatgctatcaccttagagtcttttatgactccgatttgatgaaattataaacaaacgaaaaatattagaattagtaaactaggcagctccggaaaaaaactctgaaatttttctgcgacaatttattctaaataaataattaactcaactaatacttatttcatttctatcttatcctcatgtgagttttatcacattctcccctatgttttccgcttcggatatatgtcaaaaattcttcctaaaagccctgaagtagtgtcattaaaaggctcaaaattagcagtatatgacgccaataaggctcatatatgatatcggaagaaggtctgtataagacttatgttagaggcaaaatataagcatatagcattcgcttcaggttcctaaatgagttcataacgagtgcaaacgatgcaaagtttggactcctttcagactaattgttgactccgagtgtttgctgggttgtttgtttaaaataaaaacgaaatttttttaaattcaaatggcgtataaatttaattgctgaattgtaattccaagcagcctcgattcaaacgatttttaaatacgcaaaaaaagatacaaaaaaggaatattccgggtattttcccggtatttacccataaaaatggtaaacaCCCgatagaatcccaactctaatgatagttcatcaaatatactatcaatgaggatttatatggaaaagaacataggtactcacgacttccgtgacatatataaattctacaaattctgcacgtgctcgagggttttttgtcagcatataataaaaaaattttggccaagtatgtaataagttggatatgaaaaataactattcctgggattacttgttttattgcaaatgttttggtatgagtgagtcacaaccacggttgccacagcatgttttttttttttgaccaaaaatggcaatattcaaaagctgaccggtatggtcagtcatgtcgaggagatatttttcttttggccacctagtgaaaaatccttaaaaaatgccctgcctatagaactatggcccactccctcataaaatactctttaatgcctttcatttgatacacatgtcatacaaacacattccagggtttccctcggttcattttcctacatggttattttcccgtatgttgtcaccatagctctcaactgagtatgtaatgttcggttacacccgaacttaaccttccttacttgttttttgctgattttttgcatagataatattaaaaagctaaactgtttttgtcttatttcattaaaatacattaaaaagaatttattaatacaaatttaaacaTCTTTTTTAAACAGGAGACATCCTTCGTACCCTTTTAAATATTACCGTAGTCGATTCGACGAAGTATGATGTTTACGTATTAAAAATAAGTATGATATTCTAGAGTTAAAAAGACATTATAAGATGTAATCCTTGTAGGGCAaggctttctctatatttatcTTGTTTTATTTCATGTTAGTTCACTTACAACCCCTCCACTCCAGCTCTTATAAACAATATTATTTGTGAAATATATTTGTTTTAGTATTGTTGTGGGAAGGGATTTATAACCGATGAACACAGCAACTATCGATACTTTTCAGGACTAATCAAAATGGAAGATTataaagcattcaaaacatctccAATCCCTTGTCCTCCATCACGCGTTAACGGTCTCTTTACTATTAAGTGTCCCTCGACCATTTCGCTCTTACATTGGACTTTTATTAATCTAGCTGTTTTGCTAGAGTATGCGATGTCTTTACAAAAGTATTCCCTCTGTCAATCATGTCAATCGTTCCATGACAGATTCTCAAAAGTTCCTCTAATCCTCTCAGCATTTCTCGCGCGGCACAACAAGAGTGagcttaaaaatattattcatttGCTTCCGAAAAATCTCTAGGTCTTTGGTTCACCATGCTTGCTTTGCTTTGCCCTTGGAATTTCTTAGAGGGCTAGTTTTAAagtataacttacttacttaattggcgcttaaccgtttaaacggttttggccgttcaacaaggcgcgccagtcgctccttctctctgccaaccggcgccaattggtcacaccaagggagtttaaattgttttccacctggtccttccaacggaaagggggccgccctctacctctgctttcatagttttaatgtatgtatgtatttattataatattcacttaatagctccgacacataagcagtttttcatatagatgagtttaacacatgcttatgcactatgagtagattgcacgtatttttatgaagaatggtagaatgagcgacactggcgccacaTGATATTGCAAAGTAGCCagctccccaattttgttccaagcaaatcataagaagaagaatttgacatttgctttggctaagggtgttggcacactttgcaagtgaaattatttttccctctggttggtaaattttctaacatttttcacaattaaaaactgcaatataacaatcgaatacgacacaaaatattttaGCAAGTATTTTGGTTGTATAggaagaatgtttataacagtgctacGCGAAATTTGGATGTGtgtgggcaaggcgtaataaacttcaattgccaagtctgaagttccttcttatttacaaacacaacatcttggttgattgtggcgatgttattggaatgcataagcttgtgttaaacgcatctatatgaaaaatgtcattgtgttaCGGTCTTAACTCTTTTAAAGTGGTAATCTCCCTGGGTTGCTCAAGTTTTCTTGATTTGAGCAACATCTTGTCCATTTGTAAATTCGTTTGAATCGAACATGAACTGGACTTTATAATTTGCATAACCTCTTCCCTTCCTGATGTGGAGCACATACGAAACACTTTACGCACTTATTCACCCTGATTTCATATCTTCGGGTCTTAAGCCGTATACGCGCTTGCAATTTTCTTCTCATCAGATAATTTAAGTTTAGGTGGATTTGCCCACATATTCACATACCAATGAATGCATTTTAATGGAGATTATATATCATGGTGCGTCACTTCATGCGATTGGTTTGATAGTTCGATCTCTCTTGTTTTTCTCTTTATGTCAATTCGTATTACCAACATACCgacatacatacgtacgtactTCTATCCTCTGCTCTATTCATCATTGCTCAAGAATTTCTTTGTCTGATTTACTGTCCTCATTTACGATTCGAAAATGCATGTTTATAGCTTCTTTTGCTACCAACAACCAACTTTTTTAATGTCATTCCTGCATTCGAATGACTCATCTAGCTTACAGCGCTCATCTTACCACAATCATTTGGTAATCATCTACAACTACTTAACGCTTTCTTCTCCTACTCCACTTACAATTTAAAGAATGTAACAAACATGTATAAATTCCTTACATTCAACCGCCTCGCACTTTTTTGACGGAAATTCATTGTAATTGTCCAATGACGAATAGTAAGTGTTTCATTGTTTTTTAATCATCCTTCGAGTGAACTCACTGACGCAAAGCTGCTAGACCGCTTATTATTTGGCTTTGAGGTGCccttaaaattttcatatttatgtttttctttaCATTGCTTTCATTTTCTCTTGTTTTTCTGCTACTTTTTCTGGGAAACGTAAGTATGTAAATTACCTTAACTATTTCTTGGGTTTTTAATTACGTATGTTAATGATCATTATAATCATATTCGTTGAATTCGAGCTAATAATATGCTCTTAATGTTATGTATATAGTTTTTTTGTCTGTTGGGGGATAACGTCTGATAAATCTTAagtagattaggttaggttgatctGCCCcgtctatgaggacctcacatagactgaatgaggccgaggtgctaccagaagtttttttaacgaccaaaataaaattatcaaaaccCAGTGCCTGTGTTAACTGTatgacctatgctacttgctgcttctagatctgacagctgcattactcctaatagctggagttttagtctggcaagcgcagggcacgagcacaaaacgtgctcgatcatttcctcctctaacccgcacttcctacatctgccggTGTAGGAGGTAATAAAAGAGTAGGAAGAAAGAGTGGGGGATGATCGAGGAGAAggacaaatttaaaatttatacaaatttaaaatacgTGAAAGGTGAATAAAAGTCTGCCGGGACCGCTCGTTAATATTACACATAAATATGAAAGTTTTGGATGTGGGGAAGTGTGGATGTAAGGATGTTTGTCTATGTGACTCAATTACGCCACGAAACAGTTTTCGATGAAATTTGACTGGCAGAAGAATCTATGGGCTatattgttttgaaaaaagggGTTTCACGGAATTGAAGACACTAATGgctatatttttttcgaaaatgggtgCATAAGGCCTATGACCTCCTGGACGTTATAATTATTTTGAATCGTTAAAATTTTAAGTATATTTTGCTTGATCAATGAAAGTGGGCAGTGAGTCAATGTGACTTACGCCAAGTATatgtgatatacatatgtaccatatCGATCCAGACATTTTGGGAAAGTGTACAGTTCCACTAGCCTGCCAGTGGAAAGGAGCATTTGGtacacttcgggactatttcaggataatttaGAATTCGTTTTCGGTTTCATATCGGAAACATTTCCAAAACTTTTCGGGATTATCTCTGGATTAGAACAGGAATTAGCTTGGGGACTATTTTCCTATCGATTATTAGGCCTTGTCGGGATTTTTTACAGGTTATTGGATTGTCTTCAAGATAGGTTTGAAGATAATTTCGCGCCCATTTCAGGACAATTTTGGGATTGCTTACGGGATATTTCAGGACCAATCTTGAACTTTCTGCGAACTATTTCGGGCCAATATCTAAATCATTTAAATATTAGTTTTGGGATAGTCTTTGCCTCTTTCGAGTTCATTTCAGGACCATCTATGAATCATTTTGAGGCTATCTACGGATTTTTTGGCGATTGTTTGCGTTATCATTTGCGAATATTTATAgatcatttcgagactgttttgtaatttttaattggTCTATTTTGGGATTCGGAACTTTATAGGGATCATTTTATATATTGCTTACAATCTCAGATTCAAAGGACTGGATGACATTTTGAATCACAAACTACGttgaaatatatttaaaaaccTATAACAAGAGTTTCCAAACCATGAGTTCTGTGGTCTTATTTCACATTTCACTATATCTTAAGTtcttaaaaatgtattaaattttttataagcatCAATTTCTTCATTTCACTGCAGTGTGCAAAGAATGGCTGGTACGTGAAGATGGCGCGCTCGCCTATAAATTGCAGTCTCAAGAAAGTAAGTTGCAAAAGTACATAAAAACTAacacatgtatgtatgcacaaccgtacaaaaattaaaaacaatcctTTATAGTTCAAATGCATGTCCATCTTATCCTTTAACATTAATTTTCCTCCTTAGTAAATGACTTTTACAAAGGCAATCGGCAGCGCAATGCTGTGGTACGTGAGGATTTTCCCACCGCATTGAATGAACAAATCAAAGAGAAAGAAGAGGCGGAGAAGCAAGTGGAGATATATCGGCGTCGAATGTTGGAACAGTAAGCGCAATATGGATTAATAGTTTTGTGTGTAGGGAGCTCATATTAAATTTTGATATGGTTATAGGGAAGCGTATGATAAACGTGTAGCAAAAGAGATTGCGGATAAATTGGAACGTGACCTGCAGGAACAAAGAGAAAGGGAACTGCTAGAAAGTGAAGAAGTAGCACAACAAATGCAGGTGAGCTGTGATGCATGTATATACCAACAAtattcctttaatttttttttcttacttcTTTCAGGAGCTCTATGTGAATTTGCCACCACCATCACGCGCAAGGGGTGCACATCAGCCACCTCCACGTCCAGCTAAAGCAAGTATCTTGCAACAGAATACAAATGAACCCTCAAAATCGAACGGTAGATATTTTGGTAGTAGTAGTAGTGGTAGCAACATCAATAGTCAACACccaaatcatcatcatcatcatcatcatcaccatcatcatcatcaaaaCCAACAACAGCAACTGTCACAATCGCCACCCACACCAGTACAGCAATTGCCATCCAATATGCATCAATACGAgtttcagcaacaacaacaactatcgcCTACACCATTTCTGttacaacaaaaacatttttcaCAAACTGATTTTTATGTTGGCCTAACTGTACAAAAGACACCTTCACCTACAACTGCATCTACTTCAACAATTTCTGCAAACACTTCATCAACTCCTCCAACATCGTCCTCACGTCAACAATCGAGATCACACTCAAATACATTAGGTAATAGTGGCAACTCTGCTCATGGTGGGCACTTGATGGTGAGTTTAAATCAATCGATCactaaccaatttttttttacttttaaaacacattttgaaatttctttagCATCCGAGAACCATCCCTTAGCTTCATCGTTAAAAACTTGTTTTGAATGCCTGCCTATCTTTCAAATGTTGCGTGTCTCAAATAACGGTAGAGCTCCAGCTGTAGCGTCTGCgaatataatataattcaattaaaaatgtAAACCATTGTCAAAGATAGATCCCGCGGACAGATCTAGTCATTTTCGATGGCAGGCCAAGTCCAATATTTGATGCCTGAGGAGAGTCAATACCAATGGAGTTCAAAAAACTAAATAGCAGGGACTGTTATTGGTGCGTCTGGATGAAAAATATCTATATAAGACGTCCACTCTCTCGCGTGTGTCTCGTCGTTTCCGCGATTTTTCGAAACATTTGTGGTTCCTTGCCGTTGGCGACCTGAGGCGGCCTGTGATACGTGCCGCACCGAAATAATATTACATACTTTTAGGCCCGAGTATCCGTGTTTCGCAGGTATCAGGATGACGACAGTACAGGCGGTCAAGCCTTTCACCACCTACCGTTCCTGACCAGCTGAGTCGCGCACTCCTTCCAAACATATACGAAACGCTCATATTCCTACTAATTCCCGATCATCGGTTCGAACTGGGTTGGCTTCATACCCGCTGGTAGAATACCAGAAAATTCCCTTAGTTTCCCATCTTGCAGCGCAAAATGTGATGAATACCGACATAAACGGCGGACTCAATGACAAAAGCACGCGAAACGTCCTCTTTCGGCACGATAAGCctgtcaaaagcctttgatacggtacTCGAACTCTTGTCCACACCACCGATTCTAACGTTTGACAGCAGGATCTCCATTACGATCCACACGACTAGAGTAAAAGGCTGTAATACGATCCTCAAACTACTTTAAGTAGCACTTCGGATTGTAGGTCTGCCATTCGTAAATTATGCTCATTACATTTGAAAATGACACCGTCGTACAAATACTAATATAGACTTAATACCTAAAATAGTTGTAAAAGCACCAATAACAATATCAAACATatacctaaaagtatgcaacatttaacTACTTCTGCATATCTACAAATACCATATCTTAACACACTCCCAGAAACAAAGCTTACTGAGTTTTCTACAGAGAAGGTCTTCCGCTGATGAGAACATTATCAGGTGTTAATATGTTTTCCATTTTTTAAGAGTGCTctagcggagttttttcttatatcCTGAGCTGAATTTAAATCGCTCCcataaaaatataccaaaaatttTGCAGTTATTAAACAAACTAatacatttatataatttttacatCAGCATCAACATTCACTATCATCCGTTTCATCTGGGTCGTCAGCATCGACGTcttcagcagcagcagcagcaactttAGCAACGGCATCACCATCAGCATCATCGGTACTGCCAAACCCATACTCACACCAACACATGCACCAGCACAATCACATTCAAAATCCAATAGCACTGCAACCAAATAATATTGCACATGCATCTAACACTAATCAAGAACAATCACCAACACAAACACCAAATGAACTTGGTGGTGGTGTAAACCATCATTCACTACACCAACGTCAGCACTCAATTGAGGAACTGATTGAGTACTCAGATGTGGTTGATAGCATACGCCAACTAAATAAGAGTGCTGGTGGTGGAGGTGGTGGTAGTGGTGGCAGCCTTACACCTGAATCACCATCACAACACAGCTCCTTCGTCAGTAATAATCAATCCAAACTACCAAATGTTGCCTTAAGCAATCGTCTACATTCGGTGTCAAATGAAAATTTGCTTAGAAATGACCTAAAATTTCAGAAACTTTCACCGGATAAATATGACGAGCTGGTGGGTAATGATGGCAGTGGACGTGGCCACACCACTGAGCAGCATATGCAAGAACATGCTGATGATATTGAGCTCTATGTGGACCCATGTGATTATGCGAGTTTGAAAGAGATTGGACTGCCAATGGAGGAGATTAAAGAGATGAGCAAAAAAATTAAGCAGGAGCAGAAAGATGAGGTGAGTTTTGAAAATTCTCTTCTAAGTCAagtttttcaacaattttttaggTGAAAAAAAAACTCGAAAAGTATTTTGAGATTTTTCACAATTCATAGGtattcataaaaattattttcagttgttGGCGCGTCGATTGCAACAAATGGAGGCGCATGATGGGCTGACACAGGAAGAACGAGATCGACTATTAGCGATTGAAGCGCAAGACAAAGAATTAGCAAAAATGTTGCAAGAGCGGGTAAGagtgtataatttttatttttttttttcaaactaaatACTAATTTTATCTTTGGCAAACAAATTTCCGCAGGAGCGCGCCAAAGTAAAACGTGCTAAAGAAAAAGCTCGTCTACGCAAGCACCAACAAAAGGATGTTGGTAACACCACACTTTGCTCTTCCAATGGCAGCTCATCAAATGGGCTGTATTGCGGTCCGCTTCTACCGCTACCACAAGATTGCCTTTCCTTTGGCAAGCATTCTTCATCAACGCATACAACACCCTCTCCAACAACCGTTACCAACTCCAACATACAAGCCAACTTGCAGGAGGAAGTGGACATCATCGATGTAGAAGCGTATTCGAATCCAATTGATGTGCTACATAATCATCAGCATCGACAGCAACAAAATGGAACACTAACCAATGGCAGTTTGACACGTGAAGGTGGACGACGCATACATcataatcaacaacaacaaaatggcaGCAACCATAGCAGCAATAATGGCATTCTAAATCGTGGTGATGATGATATTTATACATTGCCAGTGGATAGTTGTCGTCCAGGTCAGCGCCCGGCGTCATTAAATATAAGTCCAACAGCAGAAACGCATTTGTTACAACATAATTCAATGACCAGGTGAGTGTGCGCAACACTTTTGATTTTGATCCTTGccaatttccatttttttatttacagatCTGAAAACTATTCAATTGATTCGCATGATTCATTAAGTCGTCAACAGGATTTGGCTACACGCATGAACTACTCTCAATCGAGTAcctttggtatatatgtataaaaaatcgAAGAACTAATAACGCGTTCAAtttgttttgctaatttttgtatttttttcttttagataAAAGCTCCA
The DNA window shown above is from Eurosta solidaginis isolate ZX-2024a chromosome 2, ASM4086904v1, whole genome shotgun sequence and carries:
- the LOC137241261 gene encoding AF4/FMR2 family member lilli isoform X2, whose product is MNNLTNTEAVPKSGHVNEVCKEWLVREDGALAYKLQSQEINDFYKGNRQRNAVVREDFPTALNEQIKEKEEAEKQVEIYRRRMLEQEAYDKRVAKEIADKLERDLQEQRERELLESEEVAQQMQELYVNLPPPSRARGAHQPPPRPAKASILQQNTNEPSKSNGRYFGSSSSGSNINSQHPNHHHHHHHHHHHHQNQQQQLSQSPPTPVQQLPSNMHQYEFQQQQQLSPTPFLLQQKHFSQTDFYVGLTVQKTPSPTTASTSTISANTSSTPPTSSSRQQSRSHSNTLGNSGNSAHGGHLMHQHSLSSVSSGSSASTSSAAAAATLATASPSASSVLPNPYSHQHMHQHNHIQNPIALQPNNIAHASNTNQEQSPTQTPNELGGGVNHHSLHQRQHSIEELIEYSDVVDSIRQLNKSAGGGGGGSGGSLTPESPSQHSSFVSNNQSKLPNVALSNRLHSVSNENLLRNDLKFQKLSPDKYDELVGNDGSGRGHTTEQHMQEHADDIELYVDPCDYASLKEIGLPMEEIKEMSKKIKQEQKDELLARRLQQMEAHDGLTQEERDRLLAIEAQDKELAKMLQERERAKVKRAKEKARLRKHQQKDVGNTTLCSSNGSSSNGLYCGPLLPLPQDCLSFGKHSSSTHTTPSPTTVTNSNIQANLQEEVDIIDVEAYSNPIDVLHNHQHRQQQNGTLTNGSLTREGGRRIHHNQQQQNGSNHSSNNGILNRGDDDIYTLPVDSCRPGQRPASLNISPTAETHLLQHNSMTRSENYSIDSHDSLSRQQDLATRMNYSQSSTFGIYIKAPAPLRLICRFKVRADQIRATIVKRNPRTNARISETSNN
- the LOC137241261 gene encoding AF4/FMR2 family member lilli isoform X4; amino-acid sequence: MKIKGVYMCKEWLVREDGALAYKLQSQEINDFYKGNRQRNAVVREDFPTALNEQIKEKEEAEKQVEIYRRRMLEQEAYDKRVAKEIADKLERDLQEQRERELLESEEVAQQMQELYVNLPPPSRARGAHQPPPRPAKASILQQNTNEPSKSNGRYFGSSSSGSNINSQHPNHHHHHHHHHHHHQNQQQQLSQSPPTPVQQLPSNMHQYEFQQQQQLSPTPFLLQQKHFSQTDFYVGLTVQKTPSPTTASTSTISANTSSTPPTSSSRQQSRSHSNTLGNSGNSAHGGHLMHQHSLSSVSSGSSASTSSAAAAATLATASPSASSVLPNPYSHQHMHQHNHIQNPIALQPNNIAHASNTNQEQSPTQTPNELGGGVNHHSLHQRQHSIEELIEYSDVVDSIRQLNKSAGGGGGGSGGSLTPESPSQHSSFVSNNQSKLPNVALSNRLHSVSNENLLRNDLKFQKLSPDKYDELVGNDGSGRGHTTEQHMQEHADDIELYVDPCDYASLKEIGLPMEEIKEMSKKIKQEQKDELLARRLQQMEAHDGLTQEERDRLLAIEAQDKELAKMLQERERAKVKRAKEKARLRKHQQKDVGNTTLCSSNGSSSNGLYCGPLLPLPQDCLSFGKHSSSTHTTPSPTTVTNSNIQANLQEEVDIIDVEAYSNPIDVLHNHQHRQQQNGTLTNGSLTREGGRRIHHNQQQQNGSNHSSNNGILNRGDDDIYTLPVDSCRPGQRPASLNISPTAETHLLQHNSMTRSENYSIDSHDSLSRQQDLATRMNYSQSSTFGIYIKAPAPLRLICRFKVRADQIRATIVKRNPRTNARISETSNN
- the LOC137241261 gene encoding AF4/FMR2 family member lilli isoform X7; translated protein: MLEQEAYDKRVAKEIADKLERDLQEQRERELLESEEVAQQMQELYVNLPPPSRARGAHQPPPRPAKASILQQNTNEPSKSNGRYFGSSSSGSNINSQHPNHHHHHHHHHHHHQNQQQQLSQSPPTPVQQLPSNMHQYEFQQQQQLSPTPFLLQQKHFSQTDFYVGLTVQKTPSPTTASTSTISANTSSTPPTSSSRQQSRSHSNTLGNSGNSAHGGHLMHQHSLSSVSSGSSASTSSAAAAATLATASPSASSVLPNPYSHQHMHQHNHIQNPIALQPNNIAHASNTNQEQSPTQTPNELGGGVNHHSLHQRQHSIEELIEYSDVVDSIRQLNKSAGGGGGGSGGSLTPESPSQHSSFVSNNQSKLPNVALSNRLHSVSNENLLRNDLKFQKLSPDKYDELVGNDGSGRGHTTEQHMQEHADDIELYVDPCDYASLKEIGLPMEEIKEMSKKIKQEQKDELLARRLQQMEAHDGLTQEERDRLLAIEAQDKELAKMLQERERAKVKRAKEKARLRKHQQKDVGNTTLCSSNGSSSNGLYCGPLLPLPQDCLSFGKHSSSTHTTPSPTTVTNSNIQANLQEEVDIIDVEAYSNPIDVLHNHQHRQQQNGTLTNGSLTREGGRRIHHNQQQQNGSNHSSNNGILNRGDDDIYTLPVDSCRPGQRPASLNISPTAETHLLQHNSMTRSENYSIDSHDSLSRQQDLATRMNYSQSSTFGIYIKAPAPLRLICRFKVRADQIRATIVKRNPRTNARISETSNN